In Helianthus annuus cultivar XRQ/B chromosome 8, HanXRQr2.0-SUNRISE, whole genome shotgun sequence, a single genomic region encodes these proteins:
- the LOC110869463 gene encoding uncharacterized protein LOC110869463, producing MNTPPPTSPVPTDPKPEPTDTKIHPRLPYPASKTSSLSFSRWKPDSTLHGANFFAFIAGPFSTISNDLLSTIIRPGNTAYDVWSTLEGLFHDNKNARAIHLMQCFATTRLDGFPNMSAYCQAIKSLADQLANVGAPLDNKRLVLHLLAGLTDQYEGTSTILQ from the exons ATGAATACCCCACCTCCTACCTCTCCCGTTCCGACGGACCCCAAACCCGAGCCAACAGACACCAAAATACATCCGCGGTTACCGTATCCAGCATCAAAAACTTCATCCCTATCCTTCTCGAGATGGAAACCGGACAGTACTCTTCATGGTGCGAACTTTTTCGCATTCATTGCCGGGCCTTTCAG CACGATCTCGAACGACCTTCTTAGCACCATCATACGTCCGGGTAACACCGCCTATGATGTGTGGTCAACTCTTGAAGGCCTCTTCCATGACAACAAGAATGCTCGTGCCATACACCTCATGCAATGCTTTGCAACCACCAGGCTAGACGGATTCCCCAATATGTCCGCCTATTGTCAAGCTATCAAATCTTTAGCCGACCAACTAGCAAATGTCGGAGCCCCTCTTGACAACAAACGGCTTGTTCTTCATCTCCTTGCCGGGCTTACGGACCAATATGAAGGTACCTCTACTATTCTTCAGTAA